TTTGGGACTTCAGATTCGATTTCAATAGATATCTTAATTAATTCTTTGAATGAAATATCAAATAATTATGTAAAAATTGAAGAGTTAATTATTGGAGGTGAAAATAATGATTGGGCTATTCAAGAACATGAAGATTTGGTTTTTAAAGATTAAGTGTTTTAGATGGAAGACTTAACAAGATTATTTATTTCCAATGAAAGAATTATTAATATTAAGAATAATAATTTAGAGCTGACTAATGATGAGGCTCATTACTTAAATAAAGTAATGAGGATAAAAACTGGTAAGGAAATATTTATAGCTAATGGAAAGGGTTCATTATGGAGAGCTAAAAAAGTTAAAAATGATTGTTTAAACATAAGTCAATTTAAAAAACCTTACTTATTTCAAGAACAAGAAATTTACTTATTGGGAATAGCTGTTGTTGTACCCAAAAGGGGTTTTGAGGATATTTTAAAAATGTGTACTGAAATAGGAATTGATTTTATACAACCATTATTTTCAGAAAGACAGGTCAACAAAAGTCTAAACTTTACGAGAAAAATTTTGAGATGGAATACAATTATCAAAGAAGCAGTTGAGCAAAGTGAGAGATTATGGAAACCATCTATTTTGAATGGTATGGATATTATTGAATGGATGAAAAGTAGAGATAATCAAGAAAGAGTTTCAATTTCTATTACTAGAGAAGATAATTGTTATGACTTAAATCAATGGTTGAAAAAACAGCAAGAATTTATAAATAAAAAAGGTGCCATTTTTTGGAATGTAATAGGCCCTGAAGGAGGTTGGTCTTCAAGAGAAATTGATTTTTTTAAAAACAATAATAATACCTTTGTTAAACTCTCTGACACTATCTTGAGAACTTCAACAGCTAGTATTAATGCATCATCAATTCTTAACCAATGGAGAAATGATTTCAAATTAAGGAATTAGATAAAAATGGATTTAATTACAAATCAATTTTTTATAGGTTTTTGCATTAATTTTATTTTGATTTATATATTTTGCAAGATCCCTTTGATGACTAAAGGTGGCTGGATAAGTGCAGGTATTTTAGGAACAATTTTGTGGGGATGTTTGTCTTGGCAGGGATGGATGTCAGTTGTGATTTATTTATTATTTGGCGCTCTTGTTACCAAAATAGGTTTTAAATTTAAAAAAGAACGAGGAATAGCCGAAAAAAGAGGTGGAAGAAGAGGCCCTGAAAATGTTTGGGGTTCCGCAGCTACAGGATTATTTCTTGCAATGATGACCAAATTTAATCCTGCGAATGTGCTTTTCTTTAAAATAGGCTTTGCAGCAAGTTTTGCTGCAAAGTTGGCGGATACTTTTGGTAGTGAAATTGGAAAAAGGTTTGGCAAAGATACATATTTAATAACTTCACTAAAAAAGGTTGATAGAGGCACTGAAGGAGGAATAAGTATAGAAGGAACATTAGCTAGTTTCTTGGGATCAATTTTTATGACTTTTGTAATGCTTCGTCTATCAATTATTTCTACAATATCTCACTTCATAATTGTTGCTGTCTCAGGATTTTTGGCAACACTTTCTGAAAGTATTATTGGGGCTAAATTTCAAAATAAGTATAAATTAAGTAATGAGATGGTAAATGCTATTCAGACAAGTATTGCTTCTATTTTTGCTATCTTTTCCCTTATCTTTTTCCCATATTTTTTAAATTAAAAATGTTTGGAAAGATTTATGAATCCTTCCATTTTGTAAGAATTTCCCAGCTCTTTAGTCTTTGAAAAATCCAGAAATGACCTTCAGAATTTAAATGAATCCCATCACTAGTAATCCAATTCTTACTCCTTTGATCAGAGTACATTTCTCTAAAAGTAGGCAGAAATGGAACATTCTGATTCAGACATACTTCCTCTATTCTTCTTTCATAAGAATTACAAAAATCATTTGAGTACCATAGACATCCTGCGAACGGCATTTCGTTCTCATTAACAGGTGTCAGACCAAGAACAAAGACCGTGGTTTGCGATCGCATTTCATTAATTAATCTCTCTAATCCATATTCAAATCCATCGATATCTAATTGATGCCTTCCATTTTTTTGACCAATCGCGGCAGTGTCGTTAAGACCTACATTAAGTAGTATTGCTTTAGGTTTATTTCTTCTTGTTTCTCCCCTAGAAGACCATTCTTTTTCCCATCTAGATGAAACTTTTTCTATCCCATCTCCTCTTACTCCAAGTTGATAAATAACTGGCCCATTTTGATTCTTGGACCATTCTTTTCTTAGCCTCTCGCACCATCCCCCACCTTCATGATCACCCCATCCATAAACTGAGCTATCTCCAATTACAACTAACTGTTTTGGTAAACTAATCACTATAAAAGGAAAAAAACAATTACTTGATTCAACAAAATATTCTTAGAGATCAAGTTAAACCATTTTTGATTTTACCATTTATTAATTCGCCAACTATTGCGATTGAGCTATAAGCTATCAAAACTGTGGTAACTTCTTGCCATGCGAATGAACTTAGTGATTCCTGTAATTGCCAACCTAGACCAACACTTCCAATAACCCCAACGATGGCAGTTTCTCTAATAATTATGTCAGATCTATAAGCGCAATATGCTAAGTAACTTTTAGCTTGTTGAGAAAATAAACCAAAAAGCCAACTAGTCTTTTTTGAGATTCCTAAAGATCTCATGGCGACATAATGACTCTTGTCTTGACTCTCTAGATTTGTAAAAAGTAATTTGCTTGTAATGCCAGCGTTATGAAGACCTAATGTTAAAGCTGCTAAAGATAAAGAAGGATTATTAAAAGTTAATAGAATTAGAAGTATTACAGGTGTTGGTATTAGGCGTAAAAAAAATGCAAAAAATCTTATAAGAATCTTAGAAGAATTGTTGTTAAAAATTCCTATAACTATTGGAGGTAAACTTATTGCAATCCCTGTTGATAAAAGACTTAAAATTATTGTATCTAATATAAGTTTTAAGAAATAAAAAAATTCTAAATATGAGCTTGATTTTAATAGAGAATTTAAATCTTCAAAATTATTATTAAAAATAAAATACAAGGAATATGAAAAAGTAAATAAAATTGTTGTAAAAAAAACTGCAATTATAAAAATAGATAGATTTTTATTTGGTTTGTTAAATTTAATCTTTTTAAATATTTCTCTTGAAATAATTATCAAAATTGCTAATGACCACAAATAGCTCCATAACTCTCTGAAATTTAAAGTTTGAAAAGATAAAAAAATACTAGTACCTATTCCTCCAATCCCAAAAAGTCCCAACATCACAGTACTTCTTATTGAACATTCTAATCTATATAAACCAAAATTTTTAAAGGTAATTATTATTGGATTCCATATTAAAGTTAATAAAGAAGAAAGTTTAGGCCCATGGATTTGGTTTATAGATTCAATTGTTTTGTAGTCAATGGTTTCTAATTGTTCGGCAATAACTTTTGAATTTACAGCAATATAAGGAATACATATAGCTATTATTCCTATTGAAAAATTGATGCCATATATTTGCATTAATAATAGTCCCCAAACTACTTCATGAATAGATCTCAATATGGTTAAAATAGACTTTATTACGCCATAAAAAACAATTGGAATATTAAAGATTTTATAAAAAATATTTGATGATAATATTCCAAAAATTATTCCAAAAATAATACTCACCAACCAACTAAAAAAACCAATTAAGATTGTTTCATTTAATCTGTTAATAACTTT
This window of the Prochlorococcus sp. MIT 1314 genome carries:
- a CDS encoding GDSL-type esterase/lipase family protein translates to MISLPKQLVVIGDSSVYGWGDHEGGGWCERLRKEWSKNQNGPVIYQLGVRGDGIEKVSSRWEKEWSSRGETRRNKPKAILLNVGLNDTAAIGQKNGRHQLDIDGFEYGLERLINEMRSQTTVFVLGLTPVNENEMPFAGCLWYSNDFCNSYERRIEEVCLNQNVPFLPTFREMYSDQRSKNWITSDGIHLNSEGHFWIFQRLKSWEILTKWKDS
- a CDS encoding TIGR00297 family protein, translated to MDLITNQFFIGFCINFILIYIFCKIPLMTKGGWISAGILGTILWGCLSWQGWMSVVIYLLFGALVTKIGFKFKKERGIAEKRGGRRGPENVWGSAATGLFLAMMTKFNPANVLFFKIGFAASFAAKLADTFGSEIGKRFGKDTYLITSLKKVDRGTEGGISIEGTLASFLGSIFMTFVMLRLSIISTISHFIIVAVSGFLATLSESIIGAKFQNKYKLSNEMVNAIQTSIASIFAIFSLIFFPYFLN
- a CDS encoding phosphonate ABC transporter; the protein is MYKLKFNYTSISFLPILVFIPLGYELINNLHFGGLNLFQEFLVSALNPKIDNEIIIKVINRLNETILIGFFSWLVSIIFGIIFGILSSNIFYKIFNIPIVFYGVIKSILTILRSIHEVVWGLLLMQIYGINFSIGIIAICIPYIAVNSKVIAEQLETIDYKTIESINQIHGPKLSSLLTLIWNPIIITFKNFGLYRLECSIRSTVMLGLFGIGGIGTSIFLSFQTLNFRELWSYLWSLAILIIISREIFKKIKFNKPNKNLSIFIIAVFFTTILFTFSYSLYFIFNNNFEDLNSLLKSSSYLEFFYFLKLILDTIILSLLSTGIAISLPPIVIGIFNNNSSKILIRFFAFFLRLIPTPVILLILLTFNNPSLSLAALTLGLHNAGITSKLLFTNLESQDKSHYVAMRSLGISKKTSWLFGLFSQQAKSYLAYCAYRSDIIIRETAIVGVIGSVGLGWQLQESLSSFAWQEVTTVLIAYSSIAIVGELINGKIKNGLT
- a CDS encoding 16S rRNA (uracil(1498)-N(3))-methyltransferase encodes the protein MEDLTRLFISNERIINIKNNNLELTNDEAHYLNKVMRIKTGKEIFIANGKGSLWRAKKVKNDCLNISQFKKPYLFQEQEIYLLGIAVVVPKRGFEDILKMCTEIGIDFIQPLFSERQVNKSLNFTRKILRWNTIIKEAVEQSERLWKPSILNGMDIIEWMKSRDNQERVSISITREDNCYDLNQWLKKQQEFINKKGAIFWNVIGPEGGWSSREIDFFKNNNNTFVKLSDTILRTSTASINASSILNQWRNDFKLRN